One region of Jatrophihabitans cynanchi genomic DNA includes:
- a CDS encoding GNAT family N-acetyltransferase, with amino-acid sequence MPPVRDATLAELDPCTLYRILALRSAVFVLEQDCVYLDQDGRDLEPDARQLWVERDGEVLATLRLLRDRSAATPAAEGGAGTARIGRVATAKSARGAGFAADLMRRALELAGDGPIVLDAQSYLADWYARFGFVRDGADFIEDGIPHIPMRRPAVER; translated from the coding sequence ATGCCGCCCGTCCGTGACGCCACCCTCGCCGAACTCGACCCGTGCACGCTGTACCGCATCCTGGCGCTGCGCAGTGCCGTGTTCGTGCTGGAGCAGGACTGCGTGTACCTCGACCAGGACGGCCGCGACCTGGAACCGGACGCCCGGCAACTGTGGGTCGAGCGGGACGGCGAGGTGCTGGCCACGCTGCGCCTGCTGCGCGATCGGAGTGCGGCAACCCCCGCCGCGGAGGGCGGGGCCGGAACGGCCCGCATCGGCCGGGTGGCCACCGCGAAGAGCGCACGCGGTGCCGGGTTCGCAGCCGACCTGATGCGCCGCGCGCTCGAACTCGCCGGCGACGGCCCGATCGTGCTCGATGCGCAGAGCTACCTGGCGGACTGGTACGCCCGGTTCGGCTTCGTCCGCGACGGCGCCGACTTCATCGAGGACGGCATCCCCCACATCCCCATGCGCCGCCCCGCTGTAGAGCGATGA
- a CDS encoding PSP1 domain-containing protein: MICAVVFQRQGRLYYADPGSLTPQVGDHVLYPTDSDPEVAEVMWAPQWVSEDVGGLPVLLGMASDEDVAAAEAGRKKRAAARVAARRLIREHGLPMKVSGVDYVTSTKHTVVYFTAPHRVDFRALVRDLAATLDGRVELRQLSARDEARLTGGIGSCGRELCCSTFLVDFEPVTVRMAKDQDLPLNPLRISGACGRLMCCLKYEHPLYQDFAAKAPAIGEQVDTDEGPGTVVGHSVPAEQVVVRMSADGRTSPCALASVCASRKAYESRDSAVRQP; this comes from the coding sequence ATGATCTGCGCCGTGGTCTTCCAGCGGCAGGGCCGGCTGTACTACGCCGACCCCGGATCGCTCACGCCACAGGTCGGCGATCACGTGCTGTACCCGACCGACTCCGATCCTGAGGTCGCCGAGGTCATGTGGGCGCCGCAGTGGGTGAGCGAGGACGTCGGCGGCCTGCCCGTCCTGCTCGGCATGGCCTCGGACGAGGACGTCGCCGCCGCCGAGGCCGGCCGCAAGAAGCGCGCCGCCGCGCGGGTCGCGGCCCGCCGGCTGATCCGCGAGCACGGCCTGCCGATGAAGGTCAGCGGCGTCGACTACGTGACCTCCACCAAGCACACGGTCGTCTACTTCACCGCCCCGCATCGGGTCGACTTCCGCGCCCTGGTGCGCGACCTGGCCGCCACCTTGGACGGGCGGGTCGAGCTGCGCCAGCTGTCCGCCCGCGACGAGGCCCGGCTGACCGGCGGCATCGGCTCGTGCGGGCGCGAACTGTGCTGCTCGACGTTCCTCGTCGACTTCGAACCGGTCACCGTGCGGATGGCCAAGGACCAGGACCTGCCGCTGAACCCGCTGCGCATCTCCGGCGCGTGCGGGCGGCTGATGTGCTGCCTGAAGTACGAGCACCCGCTGTATCAGGACTTCGCCGCGAAGGCGCCCGCGATCGGCGAGCAGGTCGACACGGACGAGGGGCCGGGCACCGTGGTCGGGCACAGCGTGCCGGCCGAACAGGTCGTCGTCCGGATGAGTGCCGACGGGCGGACCAGCCCGTGCGCGCTCGCCTCGGTGTGCGCGAGCCGCAAGGCGTACGAGTCGCGCGATAGTGCGGTACGCCAGCCCTGA